A genomic region of Thermodesulfitimonas autotrophica contains the following coding sequences:
- the tsaD gene encoding tRNA (adenosine(37)-N6)-threonylcarbamoyltransferase complex transferase subunit TsaD has product MSILILGIETSCDETAAAVVADGREILANIVASQVEVHRHFGGVVPEVASRRHIEALNPVIATALSEAGISFSDLAAVAVTHGPGLLGSLLVGLMATKSIAFACNIPLIAVHHILAHVYACFLTAPDTTFPLIALVVSGGHTDLIYAASHSEFRLIGQTRDDAAGEAFDKAARAMGLGYPGGPAIERLAREGAPAALYLPRPMLEEQSYDTSFSGLKTAVVNHLHRERQKGNPVNLADLAAAFQAAVTEVLVTKAFAAAADFKVKTILVAGGVAANDYLRERFREEASRRHLRLVIPPPALCTDNAAMVAAAGYYHFLRGDFAPLTVNAVANLPLTADFAV; this is encoded by the coding sequence TTGAGTATTCTCATCCTCGGAATCGAAACCTCTTGCGACGAAACGGCTGCGGCGGTTGTCGCCGATGGCCGGGAGATTCTCGCGAACATTGTCGCATCTCAGGTGGAAGTCCACCGGCACTTTGGCGGCGTCGTGCCCGAAGTAGCGTCACGACGTCACATAGAGGCCCTAAACCCCGTTATCGCCACGGCCCTATCGGAAGCGGGTATCTCCTTTTCCGACCTTGCCGCCGTTGCCGTAACGCACGGTCCCGGTCTTTTAGGGTCACTTCTCGTGGGGCTGATGGCGACCAAAAGCATTGCTTTCGCCTGCAACATTCCGCTCATCGCCGTCCACCATATTCTGGCCCACGTTTACGCCTGCTTCCTCACCGCACCGGATACCACCTTTCCCCTTATCGCGCTCGTGGTTTCCGGTGGGCACACCGATCTGATTTACGCCGCCTCCCACAGCGAGTTCCGCCTCATCGGGCAGACGCGGGACGACGCCGCCGGTGAGGCCTTCGACAAGGCGGCCCGCGCCATGGGTCTAGGGTACCCCGGGGGGCCGGCGATCGAGCGCCTCGCGCGGGAAGGGGCACCCGCTGCCCTTTACCTGCCACGGCCCATGCTCGAGGAGCAGAGCTACGACACGAGTTTCAGCGGTTTGAAAACGGCAGTCGTTAACCACCTCCACCGGGAGCGGCAGAAAGGCAACCCCGTTAACCTTGCCGATCTGGCCGCCGCCTTCCAGGCAGCGGTGACCGAGGTTTTGGTAACTAAAGCCTTCGCCGCAGCGGCGGACTTCAAGGTAAAAACCATCCTGGTGGCCGGCGGTGTGGCCGCGAACGATTACCTGCGGGAGCGCTTCCGTGAGGAAGCAAGCCGGCGGCACCTTCGCCTCGTCATCCCGCCCCCGGCACTCTGCACCGACAACGCAGCGATGGTAGCCGCCGCTGGTTACTATCACTTCCTCCGCGGGGACTTCGCCCCGCTTACCGTAAACGCGGTTGCTAACCTGCCACTTACGGCGGATTTTGCGGTATAA
- the rimI gene encoding ribosomal protein S18-alanine N-acetyltransferase, giving the protein MRIKVVPMEPEHLDAVMAIENVSFPIPWKREAFLFEILLNETADYVVALYRDQVVGYGGMWLVLDEAHITNIAVHPDCRGRGIGRRILQELIKRAALRGATKMTLEVRPSNLIARKLYRDLGFEEKGVRKRYYQDNHEDAIIMWLEDLRARA; this is encoded by the coding sequence GTGAGAATCAAAGTTGTCCCGATGGAACCGGAACATCTCGACGCCGTAATGGCCATCGAAAACGTATCCTTCCCGATCCCGTGGAAGCGCGAGGCTTTTCTCTTCGAAATCCTCCTCAACGAAACGGCCGATTACGTGGTGGCGCTCTACCGGGATCAGGTTGTAGGGTACGGCGGCATGTGGCTGGTTCTCGACGAAGCGCACATCACCAACATCGCCGTGCACCCCGATTGCCGCGGCAGGGGTATCGGCCGCCGCATCCTGCAGGAACTGATCAAGCGAGCGGCACTGCGGGGGGCAACAAAGATGACCCTCGAAGTGCGGCCCTCAAACCTTATTGCGCGGAAGCTTTACCGGGATCTGGGTTTCGAGGAAAAAGGGGTCCGCAAGCGCTACTACCAGGACAACCACGAAGACGCAATCATCATGTGGCTCGAAGACCTCCGGGCCAGGGCCTAA
- the tsaB gene encoding tRNA (adenosine(37)-N6)-threonylcarbamoyltransferase complex dimerization subunit type 1 TsaB, whose protein sequence is MACVLGIETATPLLSVAIVGPEGLRAERAAFGERLHSVRLFPFIEELLRDAGTRFEDLSGIAVSQGPGSFTGLRLGVVSAKTLAQVCALPVIGIPTLLALAAPLLSGGIPVCPVLTSRSDEVYAAAYASGAPEATVLVAPFAAPPVEAAQKFASFAKLLLTGEGAWAFREAFTEILGERALFASEVFNYPRAATVAFLGRQRLARGAAVTPFDLLPEYLRLPAIKGRRGT, encoded by the coding sequence GTGGCTTGCGTGCTGGGAATTGAGACGGCGACACCACTCCTCAGCGTGGCGATAGTCGGGCCAGAGGGCCTCCGTGCGGAACGCGCGGCCTTCGGGGAGCGGCTCCACTCGGTTCGCCTTTTCCCCTTTATTGAAGAACTCCTGCGCGATGCCGGCACCCGCTTCGAGGACCTCAGCGGCATCGCCGTCTCCCAGGGCCCCGGATCCTTCACGGGTCTCCGCCTGGGGGTCGTTAGCGCCAAAACGCTCGCGCAGGTTTGTGCCCTGCCCGTAATCGGGATCCCGACGTTGCTCGCCTTGGCGGCACCTCTGCTCAGCGGCGGGATCCCGGTCTGCCCCGTACTCACCTCGCGCAGCGATGAGGTTTACGCCGCCGCTTACGCGTCCGGGGCCCCGGAGGCAACTGTTCTGGTTGCGCCCTTTGCCGCCCCCCCGGTAGAAGCGGCCCAAAAGTTCGCCTCTTTTGCTAAACTTCTCCTGACCGGCGAAGGGGCCTGGGCATTCCGGGAGGCCTTCACCGAAATCCTCGGGGAGAGGGCTCTCTTCGCCTCCGAAGTTTTCAATTACCCCCGGGCCGCCACGGTTGCCTTTTTAGGGCGCCAAAGGCTTGCGCGCGGCGCGGCAGTTACACCCTTCGACCTCCTGCCAGAATACCTTCGCCTCCCGGCGATTAAAGGGAGGCGCGGCACGTGA
- the tsaE gene encoding tRNA (adenosine(37)-N6)-threonylcarbamoyltransferase complex ATPase subunit type 1 TsaE, with protein sequence MAELEVRTESAVTTKALGEKLGRLLRPGDLVALTGALGAGKTCFTQGLAQGLGIKAAVTSPTFVLIKEYAGPIPLYHFDAYRLSGPEEFLMLGSAEYFAGAGVCVVEWADRVAEALPEDRIEVEIRYLPGTAEGRLIRLTGRGRRSRSVVEELKRGLRAGN encoded by the coding sequence TTGGCGGAATTAGAAGTTAGAACTGAATCGGCTGTGACAACCAAGGCGCTCGGCGAAAAATTGGGGCGGCTGCTCAGACCCGGCGATCTGGTTGCCCTCACCGGGGCGCTCGGCGCCGGAAAGACCTGTTTCACGCAGGGCCTGGCGCAGGGCCTGGGGATAAAGGCAGCGGTGACGAGCCCTACCTTCGTGCTTATTAAAGAATATGCGGGGCCTATCCCGCTTTACCATTTCGACGCCTACCGGCTCAGCGGTCCGGAGGAATTTTTGATGCTGGGCAGCGCAGAATATTTCGCAGGCGCCGGCGTTTGCGTGGTCGAATGGGCCGACCGCGTGGCCGAAGCCCTGCCTGAAGACCGGATAGAAGTGGAGATCCGGTATCTACCCGGCACCGCAGAGGGGCGCCTCATTCGCCTCACCGGACGGGGGCGCCGCAGCCGGTCGGTCGTGGAGGAATTGAAACGTGGCTTGCGTGCTGGGAATTGA